In Pseudothermotoga sp., the genomic window TAGCTCTTCCGACTTTTTGTAATTGTAGAGAGGCCAGGGAACATCCCGATACCTCATTCCAGACGCTATCAGAGCGAACGTTTTGTACAATCTGCCTTCCTCATCGTTTTCATCGAGCAAAGATATGGCTGTGTTTATGTATTTATCGAAATCGCCGAGCATGAACAGGCTCTGCACTATACCTTTGTACTGAGCGAGCCTTCCTATGGCCGCACCGGCAACGTAGTGAGCCCTACCGTTTTTACTGTCCAACTTGATCGCTTCTTCGGCGTACTTCCTAGCTTGCTCGAGCGTTTTTTCCTTCAACTTTTCTGGTACGCCCCAGTCTCCGTACTCCAGATAACAATCTGCAAGTATCGTGAGCAAACGAGAATTGGACTTCAACTCAGTTCGTGCCTCGATCGCTCCGATGAGTTGTTCCATCTTGACAGCGTCTCTGTCTCTTCTGATCTCGTAGAACGACAGATTCACCTCTTGCTCAAAGGAGGCAAAGAGTAACGCTGTGATCAAGAGTATGAGCGAAATGGATGCATACCTCATGCACATCCCCCTTTCGATACGATCTGCACAACAACATTATACAATTGAAAGTTTCCCTCAAACTTGGTTGGTTAAAATTTTTTTAGAA contains:
- a CDS encoding tetratricopeptide repeat protein; its protein translation is MRYASISLILLITALLFASFEQEVNLSFYEIRRDRDAVKMEQLIGAIEARTELKSNSRLLTILADCYLEYGDWGVPEKLKEKTLEQARKYAEEAIKLDSKNGRAHYVAGAAIGRLAQYKGIVQSLFMLGDFDKYINTAISLLDENDEEGRLYKTFALIASGMRYRDVPWPLYNYKKSEELLLKALELTPNYPNILLELGYLYLKMNQREKAKEMFRKVLESEPHPWLIGAHREAMKDAQGELEKLK